The genomic region AACAAGACAATTCTTTTTGTTAATCTCACATCTAAACACATTTAATAAATTAACTACCATTCACCAAAAAGTAACatttttttgtaaatatattAAAGTACTATAGTATTTTATCTATTAGGGTTAATCACACAAAAAAATAACTTAATTTTACCCTTTGGACATTGGATTTATTAATTTAAGATGCAATATCTTTTTAGTTGTAAGTAACATGCTTTCAGTTAATTTGTCATTGTCGTAATTAACAATCATTTataatattcttttttttacaaaaagaagACGTATATTTATGTAATAAACCCTACCTAGCTAGTACCCATCAACCCACCTAAGATTATTCTTTAATGGGAAAGAAAACATATAACATTTATCTTGTGATCACTATTCAACTTGAGTATGATCACTATTCAACTTGAGTATTTAAAGTGTATGAATCATGTATGCATAAACCGGTTTAGTGAGAAAACTGAAAAGCATAAAGATGGTAGTACAAATAAAAAAAGGAGGCGTATTGTAATGTACTCGAATTTAAGTAACCTTAAAACACAAGTAATGTGTTGCGCATGCAGCATTCCGTACCTTTttacatatatatacaaatacatGTGTGTCCGTGTGCATGGGGGTGGGGGATCTAGGACTTATCGTCAGTGGGAATATAATCATTCCACTCGTGGCTTCTCCACTCTTTTTCTATAATTAATTTACCTAATATGCCATTACAcacatatattttttatatttatatataatacacactCTACTTTTGATGTGTTAATCTCTAACTCATTACCCACCACTTATTCAACGTGCcctaaaaacataaaacaaaggCGTTTGATCTAGAAGTAAGATTGGATCGGTTGTTGTGTTGGCGAGTCTATCTCTATTTTGAATGAGGtgcccatggcattatagcctactAACATCTTATAGGTAAGATAAGGCTTAGAGAACATGAGGTTATGGGTTCGATTCTTACAAAGACGTTTTTCCCAGATTAGGTTtccctcctgaattggtgtacaGGCATTATATCTTAGttgagatggatatgatcgggcgGTTCCGCTAAAGGCACAATAATACTACAATGGTCCATAAGTGATTCAAATCTGTCGTTAAAAAGGATATTAATGAGGTTTTAGTTATCATTATCATTagttttatcattatcttttagATTGTAATCTCTTTATATGATTAAGAGATCTGTATTCAGTTATTCAATACACAAAATATAATCCACCATTCACCAACATAGTTTTTTAGTTATTTCAGCTCAAAATTGTTCAGTCTATTAGCTCATAACTAAACTTACAATACGGATCGTTCCCAATATAACCCGGTTAATACAATTTTCCATACATGCGTACCATAATGAAATCTTGAATAGCCACTTGGAAAAATTGACCCACTTCATAACAAAAACAAGTGACAACTTTATGCAATCCCCTCTCATTAAATCTACCTCTGTGATGTCATGTCTGATTAATTACCTTAACACCATTCCTCAACCCACTTACACTAATAAAAGTACAAATCCCATAATATAAAAGGTAACTTTACACCCtgtttttttctctttttaaCAATTAACTTTAAGTAATCACTAaataaaaactaattaaatgTATCCTCAGAACACAGCACAAAGACTACTTGCGACGGCCTTAATTGACGCAAAACTATTGTGAAAGTCTTTTGCAACAAACAAAATCGTTCATAATCATAAATAATCTCAGCGTtaaggggtgcaaacgagccgagcggctcgcgagctattcgagatcggctcgagaaaaactCGAAACAAGCCGAGCCTTAtcaagcccgagccgagcttgagcctaaaataaaagctcatttgtttatcgagcccgagctcaagcctggcatgtgaagctcgtgaggctcgtcgagccttatcgagctttAGTGTAACCGAGCCGatcttatttaaacttgtttacgagccGACCCTGAatctaaaaataagcttatttagtaaacaagctcgagcccgagcttcacttatcaagCTCACGAGCCTGAAAAGcctattatttataattttttcatttaatatattaattaacagataataaacgagccgagcccgagccgagcttgagaaaataccagcgagccgagctcgagccttgaaaacaaagctcgaatcgagccgagctcgagctctcataagttaatcgagctcaagctcgagcctggtaaagctcgggctcggctcggatCGTTTGCACCCCTAGCCAAGACCAAAGAAACGTTTGGTAATTGTGATTGTATTCTAAAAGTGGGTATTACAAGAGGTATTTTTACGTGTAGATATCTTTATAACTCTCTACCATGACTAATTACAATGTGTCTAATATTTCGTGACGGATACTATTAGCAATTATGCTATCCATTTCTGAATTTGTGACCTTatcatatattatttttttacctTTTGATTTTATTTACCAACTGTAAcacaaaattataatttttagtttttatttaggTTTTTAGCTTCGACGAGTTTCTTCTCAAATTACCAACATAATCTAATTCTATCGTTGCGTCCATCACAATTTTAGTCAGTAATTTTGAGACGTATTTCTTCCTGCGCAAGTCCGTCACAAAATTAGTGACAGATTTAACGAAGGGTCTGGAACTGCCCCTCACGTGAATTTAGATCCTGATAACAATTACCAATGTATTTTTGTCTGATTAACAACGAATTTAGATTGTTACCAATGTCCGTTTTTTAGTAATAAGTGGTGTACACCACCATTCAACGGTCGGTTCATGGTCAACATGAGGGAGGTAAATCACGCGTCTCAGAGTAAATTAAGTGATGCCAGGGTTTGATCCCTAAACTTGCACACTAGACTCCACCTCTTTCCCGCTAAGGCACTATCGTGGATGCCACAATCTAAGATGTAAAGGTGAATTATAGGGATGTCACCGGGTGTTCATTAGTTTGGTGTTCGGTTTGATTTCCTCGGTTTAGAAATATGGGCTACAAAGATGGGCTTACATATAACTATATATTGGGATGAATCAAATGTTCTAAACAAATTCGGGTTTACCGAATTGAGATTTTTGATACCTAAAGGCGAACTGAAAACCTCATTCGGATATGGTTTAAAACCAATTATGTAAAATATGGTCCGGTTTTAAACGGTTATGGTTATAGTTCGGTTTATCAGTATCTCAATTATATAACCGCTAGTGAATAATTCAAAATTCATAGCAATAAAAGCAAACAAATCTACACAAAGAATCCGAAAAAGTAAAGGGATTGTGATCAGTTGTGCAGCTGATAAAGACCATGCATCAAAGAACATGGGGATTAattaaacatttataaaaaaagacAATTAGATTCTTTTGGTGGCCCTTCAATTCTCATTCTTTTAAGACCCATGAAAGAGATGAGAtgcttttttttcttttgtgagTCATGAGAATAAAACTTGTGTCAAGACAAGAGTTTTTGCAATCCCGATAAATAACAATTCTCATGGAATAGAAGAAGAATaccaaaaacaacaaaacaaaccTCTTAAAAAGATCATCACTTttgctttacatcacatgccCGCCCATGAATTTAATCAAAAATGTTCGAGTGATCAATCATGGAAATGGCGGAAACAAGGGCGGGTCCACGTACCAGAATTCGAAAATCGCTAGAATTTGGTGTGTAAATAGGTTTATTTGGGGAAACACCAGTTAAAGCCCGAAACTTTCAAATTTCGCCGGCTAAAATTTGTTATGTAACATGTTTTTACGAGGCAAACACGCGTGTTGGATGAAAACGTGAGTTTTTACACTGTAtgttaaaattttcaatttcCAACAGTTAGAAGGAAAAAGTAAATATatatctttatatatatatatatatatatataaagtgtatATAACCCTCTAACCGAAAGGCTACACCTCCAATCACTAAAAACAATCAAAATTTATATGCACTTGTTCTGTATATTTGCAAAAAGCTTAAAAAACAAATGAAAGTGCTATTAGACGAAGAATATCCGTACAGACCTTGTGGGCCTTATGGCCCACCATTCTGCAAAGTTCAAAAACTAAGAAAACATATTTTCTAATCCAAAGTTAATATAACAATGtgaaacacatagtcacatataTGGTGAAGATACCCAAAATTATATTGGGCCCAACAAGCCCAACAGGTAGCTCATAATTTAGGAGAAGCACAGAAGGTGGCTTTAATCCGTTTTTTGGACGATATAAAGTACAAAACAGATCGTGTCTCTAATCTAAAAAAAAGAGAGCTTTTTTTTGGAGTATACCGGTCTCAGACGGGTTGGTCTTTTTTATTCAGTCTATTATCTCCTACAAAATTTGCTTttgtaaaaaatagaaaattaaaaaaatatagtaGACCAATAAAACTTTTATGTAATCATATCGTTCTTTATAAATTACATACATGATAGAACTGAGCCATGGAAAAAAAGAAGATAAAAACGAAAAAAGCAAAGGCGTAAACATGGTTGTTAAAATCCCGACTAGCCACCGATTAATTTCAATTAATTCCGATTAATCACTAGTTAAAATCCCGACTACAACACTGGGcgtaaataatagactttttggACTGATTTCTGGCCATTTTAGTCCAGTTCGTATTTAACCATTTTTGAGGTTGAACTGGTTATAATTCTTACTGAAAATGAGCTAATTGTTAAACCAGTCCCTGACCCGGGATAAGATTGAATCAAACCGGTTGTTATTTGCGTTTGAACGGTTGACATGAAGAAGCACGGATACAATTTACTATATATAGACATCACCCTTTGAAGTTTGAACTACAAGCTCTATTGGGTTAAAACCATTTGTGGGCTGAAAATACGATTTATGATATTGATTGGGCTGAGATGGCCCAAATCCAAACAACCAATAGACAAGGGGAactcgagaaaagaaatgaaacCAAACCGTAGTACCGTAGTGCCCATCAGGAGGTTCATCGGTCGGTTTTCAAGTTATTCGGATAATGAACACCCATATAACAAACCATACTCAAAAGGATCCCCGCTTCAAGGTTTAACTTTTGAAGATAAAATGGCAAGTTAACACGTATATCTTATTAGAAAATGTCCAAATTAAGCGTTACCGGAAATGATATAATATAAGCTTAAATTCCAACACATACTTCACTATGATTTTCAAATGAATGGTGACGCGCCCTGACCCAAGATGTCGCCACATCTCTGGAAAAGAAAAACAGTCACCACAAAAATTGAAATTGTCGAATTGAAGATACACGGCCTAGAGAAAACAAGAATCGTCTCCAAACAAAGACTGGCTAAGGCTTATTATCTATCACAAATACTGCTCTTGAATTCTGGCTCTGTTTTGTTCCCACCACACCCTTGCGTTCGTTTCGCCAAACTTTTCTCGACTGCACAGTAAATTGAAAACAAAATCATACATCCGTATTCCACTCTAGTGCTCAAAACATATTTAAATAtcaaaacaaaatttcaatttggTTTCATTTATACAAGTTCCAGCCAAAACTTGTCGGAGACGAAAATGCCCTCCAAACATCAAAAGGACATAAACACTACTCTTGATGAGGTGGCAAACTTGTTAtacgtaaaaaaaaaaatgtttgcaaagtacaaaaaaaaaagaaaaaaaagaacacAACATTTTACAAACTTAAAGCAAATCTTTATCCTAAATTGGTAAAAATGATACACAATTGAGGGTAAAAGCTTGCCTGATGACGAAAATGCCCTAAAAATTCAGAGGGATGTAAATACTCTTGATGAAGTAGCAACGTGTTATAGTCTAAAACTTCTAGTAACAGCTTGGTATTACTAGAAAACATATTTTCTTGGGcaggggcattttagtcattttacactTTTCCAACAAAGTTTTAGGCTTTTAGCCAGAATTACTAATTTACTATAACGAAACAATATTGATACAAAAACTTTTTGGATGAAGAAAATGCTCTCAAGATTCAAAAGGACGTAAATACCGTTGATGAAATGTCGACACGTTAtaggggcatttttgtcattttacacATTCCTGGCCAGTTTCACCCGGACTCGACAAAATTGAAAAAGAATATAAAGTgatactttgaagtttttgtgGCCTTAGTGGCTTAGTGTAACATTAATTTTACCTGAATCGAACACGCCTGAGCTCACGGTTGCCACCTGGCAGTGCTCTGATGGTGATGTAGACGCCTGGCTCGTCTTGCTCGACCCATTCGGTTTCCACATCACTCGCGTTGCTCATAGAAAGCTCTCCAGAGTGATCATCACCCTCTCTGGATGAACTACTCCTTGCAGAAGCCAATGATGATGTTTCAGTTTTGGCCCCACTTATGCTCGACAGTGCAGGCGTTGATGCAGGCCCGGTAGAGACGTTAGAGGTTTGTTTTGGGTAGAAATTCCTAGGTGGCGGTTCCTTGCTAAGTGGTGGTGTCACTGGGCTGTTCTCAAAAGATCTGATTTTTGAGCTCTGAGGGGATCATAAAAACTAATTATATGATTATCGTAATAAAAGGCTAAATTACTAATCTACCCCTCATTTACCTAAATTATATAGTATATACAACTTTTAACCACATTTCATATTGTAAATAGTAAAGGATTGATCATAAAATTATAGACGATAAATGTTTTTAAAAGCatttaaaatatattaacatTGTAGTTAATAAAAGAATTATCGGATTTTAAATTCAAAtaaattttattaatatataagaATGTCATTTTTGGccattttatttattaacttcTTAAAGTAAATTTTGTCAAACACTAAACAGCTATTATTACAACTCAAAAGCACATAATTATAGACAAGGAAGATTTTAAGGACATACATTAATAAATATCTATAAAAAATATCAGGAATACAATAGATAAATATTTTTATCAATTCATAACTTTCAGTATTTTAATAATATATCAGAACGTCATTTTAGCCATTTTATCTATTAACTTCTTAGATTAAAACTTGTCAAACACTAAAATAGTTGATTGTTACAACTCAAAAGCACCTCCAAATACTACAGCTGATTAAATAATATCACATAACCGGTTTTAAAATGCAAATGTTTACGGGTTACCCACAATCAGACAAATAAAAGCAGATATGAAGGCTAACCTCATCTTCAGCTTTTGGTGGAGCGGGTACCGGTACACCTTGATGATTGCAACGCTGAACGTTATATAACTCCATAACCTTGTCAGAGTTCTCAGCCCACCACCTTTGAGCTTGCCTTTTGTTGAACATTTCACGACTTGTATAACAACACCATATAATGTGATAAAAATCAGAATCTAATTCAGCAATAACTAATAACGATAGTACTAATACGCTTCACCAGAAGTTAACGTGTGTCAATATCTTCAGTTAAACACGTTTTAAGTAGAAAAAAAGGGGAAGTATAATAGCATAAAAAATATTAGGATTAATGGATATAACTGACTAATATATGCGTACAGTGCGAGTTGATTTTCA from Helianthus annuus cultivar XRQ/B chromosome 10, HanXRQr2.0-SUNRISE, whole genome shotgun sequence harbors:
- the LOC110886475 gene encoding protein Brevis radix-like 2; this encodes MLTCIACSKQRTGGSLHEQEEDDTAVTPRTNTAIKALTLQIKDIAVKASGAYKNCKPCSGSSDHNRTNGDYADSEAGSGSGRFNCGYQRTCNSTPRVWGKEMEARLKGLSSGGSTPASYSDRIESIKFVEEDEVKEWVAQVEPGVLITFHSLPQGGNDLKRIRFSREMFNKRQAQRWWAENSDKVMELYNVQRCNHQGVPVPAPPKAEDESSKIRSFENSPVTPPLSKEPPPRNFYPKQTSNVSTGPASTPALSSISGAKTETSSLASARSSSSREGDDHSGELSMSNASDVETEWVEQDEPGVYITIRALPGGNRELRRVRFSREKFGETNARVWWEQNRARIQEQYL